ACATAAATTACTGCCCTgagatgggggaaaaaaaggacatcACAGCAATCAATTGACTGTGGAAGAACGCCAACGGGTAATGGCGCTTGACAACGTGAACGCGtgacttgccatttcttttAGAGTTTCTAAGGCCTCAATGTCACCGATTTTTGTGGCTGCACAGGCCAGCGAGGGTGTCAGAGCATCACGGATGGCTTCCAGCTCCTGTGGACAGCATAAACTTAAACTGCCGCATGGACCGCATAGGCATAGaaagagtctttttttttttttttttttttttatatcgcTGTTTAAAGTTTAGGAATCTATTTTAGTGGTATCAGCTCAAACAGTATCAATCCCTTTTGCTCGTCCAGCAGGCGTAATGGCCATCTTGTTATTTTGACAGCACACTTAATGCTCCTTTTGTTGTCTTAGTGTGTGATAAGAGTTTTTTCCTCACTCTACCTTTGATTCAAGAATTACACAAGAGACAGTTTGGCCATTTTATGCTTGCAAGTGGGTAGAGCCAGCATCATTTTGTGAAAAACTTGGCAGAAACTCCAAACTCCCGCAGCAATTGTATTTATTCTCAACAAGGAAGGTCGGGTGTGCAGAACATGTCTTTATCTTATGAAAGCTTCTGCTGGGGTCGTCTCTGCAAACTGATTCCAGCAAGTTGCAGAGGTGGTCTTATCTCTTTGTTTTCACAATGGTCAGCTAACAAATGTTTACACTCCCGGGTGGAGCACAACTCAAGTTTACAGCAAGCACAGACAGAATTCACAGTTCGAAGTCAGCAgttcaaaataatcataagaacaaaataatttgtcaaccctaTCAGTGTATCTACACTAAATGTGTCTACATTAGATCtcaaatgcaaacacattcaaaatcaACTCCCAATTAAGACAAGCAGTGTTAGGCATCTGAGCAGTACTGATTTCTTAAAATTCTATTATTGAGCATGTTAGGGACATTAAGACCAATGGGCATTATTTACCTCTTTGCAGCTAATGCTCAAAGCCTTAGCGATGACCTGGATGAATCGACTATCACTCAGACTAAACTTGGCTCCTGCCAAATCAGCCGTCATCTCACCACGCAAGTTCTGGCCCATCATCTATGTGCAAACACACGCATATTTGCaagcagtttttattttagcgTGACCTCCCGTTGATGTACACACTAACCTTTTTCTTAGCGTCAAGACTTAGGTCTGTCTTTGCCAAGACATAAGACAGCTTTGATAAGGCGGCCTCTGGAGTCATGTCAAAACCAGTTATCAGCCCGGCGTCAGTCAATACCTAAATTGCATTTAAGTTTTAATGAATGcccaaaatatgaaataaatatttagtaAGTCATAATAATAGGGGGACAACCTTGCCAGTGGCATAGGACGTAGACACCGTACCCCTCAAACACTGCGTGCAGTTTATAATGATGACGCCAAAGTCAGTGGCCTTCTTCAACTCCTCCAACAAGTCAGGGCGGTTATCTGGCCCGTTGCCACTGCCATACGTCTCCAGTACCACTCCCTCCATAGGAGGCTGCAGAAAAGCCCTCACCTAAGAATAAAGTGCATTATAAATACTCAGAATGTATGGAAGATTAGTAGAAAGCAGGTTATTTTTTGTATCTCTCTCATGTCCAAACCCATCCATGCTCCTAAAAGCCCATCTGCTGGAGACCAGGTGCCACGTCATTAGCCATGGCATATGACTAGAACAGCAGATGATGGCGGTGTCCGCAAGGACAGCAATTAATCTGAAGGTGTTAGCAAGCGTAAAGTCATTTGGCAACTGTGGGGAAGTTAGCACAAAATATGAGATTGAGGCTGGGCAGTAAAACGGTCTATTTTTTGATGCCATAAGCACTTTGACAAGAAATGCTTGACGCGGATTAGCAATGACGCTCTCATAGCGCCGACACGCACGCATGAGTCTGGTGCCCCATCAAAACGGCGCCTCATAAAAACAGTTAAGCGCTATAAGAAAGCCTTGATGGTCGTACTGGGCTGCCGGAGCAGATTGAGATAGTAAAGTCACCGTCCTGGTGGTCTCGGAAACGCGAGCTGCAACTAAACGCTTCGCTGTCAATGCCAAGCCTTCCTCTTTACTAGGCGATTGGTCATGGCCCATAACGTCAACCTATCTGTTTCTGAGCTGAGCTCTGGTTGGAGTTACACGAGCGGGAAAGTAAGAAGTGGGATAATTGCACAATTAAACCGAAGTTAACATTATTTTATCACAGTTAGCGCAAACAAGAGTGTCTGGACAGTTTGTCCACAACATTTTTGATCTGGAAATTCTTCTAGGAATAAACCGTTCATTCAAAATGCTTTAGTTAGTAGCATTCCTcatgataaaataaatgtaaaaaatagtTTCAGAGGACCACATACAGTAGCAGCAGTTATTCCCGGGAAGAGCCTTAGCAGGCCGACATTCCTGTTGAGCTCAGTGGAGACCTGAAACTTAACTGTCGTGTTTGCCCTCCACACTGTGTCCCAGTTTACTGCAGGGAAAGATGACAGACAAATAAATAGACTAGGACAAAAAATTTTTTTGACACACGACACCAATCCATTGTGCTTACAAACTTACTTGCAATATCAACCTCTGCAGTGGCAAGCGGAGCCAAATTAGGTGACGTGAATGCATTAAAACTCCCGGCATCCACTTTGGTCACACGATTTCCTCGATAGAGCTTGTTGTAGAAGTACAAGCAcacctgaggagaaacaaGTGACGTTTTAATCGATGCACTACTTTTTTCCGtagcaagcaagcaaacaacaaataatCATTTATGATGCAAActatagttttgttttgttagtgGTTGTGGACAAATGATGGCATTTGTTGCATTTGAATCGTGCACTTGAAGAGAAGCTTCAGCGTTTATCCTGTTCCTGATCATTGCTGTTAAATGttgcaaaacacaaagaagcAGTCTCATTAGCAGTCCTCTGAATGCCGCCAAAGATCACACCTAATGCAATATCTCACCGTAGTCATAAAGTAGTTGATGTAATTACGGTAAGTGAGATTATGGAATTATTCTTTCATCTGGTTTAACTTTGACTATTTTATTTCCGCACTTATCACACCATAGCTCACCTCAGGAATGACAAACTGGCCGGCAATCAACAGTGCCCCCAACAGGTTGTCTCTGCCATCATTCCTCATCTCATAAATAGGCACCTGGAGGTCAAAGAGTAAGTGAGGCAGGTATTTGGACTCAAAAtgtttctatttctttttttttttttttttgcttttacttgTGAGCCGGTGAGGACGATGGGCTTGCCCAAATGTTCACACATGAAGGAGAGCGCTGAGGCCGTGTAAGCCATGGTGTCTGTGCCATGAAGGATCACGAAGCCATCGTAGTTTTCATAATTtttctggaaaaataaaatactttcaGATTgccttgttttaaaaatatgtaaataggTGGTGATTTTCAGGTACCTCAATGTCCTTTCCTATTCTAACCCAGTCGTCTGTGGTCATATTGGCCGAGTCCAATAAAGGATTGTACTCTATAATGGTGTATATTatcctctttttgtttttactcatactgaaacagaaaaaaaaaacatgattacaCGACCATCATTAATCAACATccatcaaaaacaacaaaattccaGATAAACATTGTTAGTGTCACCAAAAGTGCAGAAGTTCACTCCAAGCCACATAAAACATGTTAATAAAAGTTGATTGGCTTCACTGTGAAAATGATTATTCTTTGTCACGCACGTTGGATTAAGCgcttgttacattttttttcttctgcagtAGCTTTATGAAGCGGGAGAAACTATTTAGCAGAACCCGTGCGGTGGGGAAGTGAAACTTAAATTAAGGAGTGTAAAAAGGAGGATCACATTGTGAGGCAATGGCATCAAATTAGCCATTTTTCTCTTCAGTGAAAGCTTAACACCCTGTGAGACTAGCGCAACATAAAGTAGATGATTGGCTATGTCGTGTGGGTTATTTGGCGAATCATTTGAGTTGCATTGCTGGGGGGTGAGAGGTGGATGTACAGTACGCATATTAATGTTGCCTTTTTCAAGTCGAGTTAACTCCAGCAGCGGGTGGTCCCCACCTGTGACGCAGAATTTAAACTCTGCATGTTAGGCTCATTTTCCGTATAATCTCCCTTTTTAAGAAACAGGGCAGGCACACACAGCGGATTAGCATGGGCCAGCCTATTATGGGACATGAAGATGATCTGAATGGAACAGCAGGGGGATGAAGAAGCGAGTCCCAGTCGACCAAAGCAAGGTTCTTCTAATCAGTCTCAAACGTACACCACCCTAGAACATATGTCGCTGATAATCTTTGCCATGAGAAGAACGCCCTTTATGACATGACACATTGACTGTACCTGCTAAAGCGTGGCCTGAGGTGCAGCCCCATTGAATCAGAATAATCAATCCTGATTATTACGACAACAACACatgtgcctttttttcttttgttgttgttggacgCCACCATTAGGACCGTTAAATTGTCACTTGTGTGAAGGTATCAGTAGCATCAGCGCCAAACATCAGCTGACACAATGAAATCagtttataaaaaaacaatcacattatttttcttaccTAGAGGTAAGAGTTCCAAGGCACTTGCATTAGACTTGCATATGAGCTAACAGTTAGTGCAAACACTATTAATGCCTGGATATTCATGTCAATGTTTACTAAAATGTTACTAGGTGCAAGAGCATGCAAGATATAAGAAAATCGGATTGCTACAAGTTATCACCTCTGAAAAGTTTGAAGAGGTTTTGTTGACTGTACTGGACAGcaacaaatcatgcaaaataaTAAGTGTAAACAGGAATATATGGTTGTACTTTGACTGCAAGTCATCTTGGGAAAATGCGGACAAGTGGAGATTCATATAACTGTGTGTCAGGCAAGCAGGTGATGTTTGGATGTTTGACATAGAGCATAGCCACCCACCCAACCACTCGCAAGGGCAGTGCAGGCAAAACACAAGGCTACCAGATATACTCCACCTGTGGATTAAATGGTCAGAATGAGCGCTCGGCATCCTGCAAAAGTCATTATTCACGTTAAAACCCGACCCAGTCACAAAATATACACATCACTGTGATCATAAACAACTTGGAGAAATTGTTAGACAACAGACAAAATGCAGATATTAGGATATTTACTGATCAAATTTCCATTGCTGTTAAAATTCATTTAGTTCTTATAAATGTACCTAATATAatgtttgcacatttttaacattttggtTGTAATTGCTTGTTGTAGGATTGTAACAATGTTAGTTTTCGTGGAGTTGGATCTTGTGACTTTAGAACCTCATGTGAGTTGAATCAACTGAGTGATTGACTCAGCGTGATCTGAGTacacgtaaaattatttttgtctgcCACTACTATGACTAAGTACCACAAACGTTCCAGAGAACGACATACAGCAATGATGGTTGTCTTTAAGGATTTTAACATACGATTGTGCCATCCCTGGTTGGATTACAATGGAAACTGCACTTTGTCCTCCTGTATGGAATAGTGGGTCCACTTACGGCAGGACTAAGGTGCGTTCGGATCCATAGTACTCATACATGCAGGTCTGCTGTGCATACATCTCATCGTGGAGGATGGGTAGCTTGCGCAAAATCTGCACAAATGCATTTGCCTTTGGTGAAAGAACTGTGAGGGAGAAACACAATTACTGCATGTTATTTCACAATAGAGGCTTTTGGGCTTTTCTGCAATTGCACTCCtatttacagtacatacaAGTGTCATACTGCACTCTAGTGGTTCACGTGACATTACAATCAGACCATATTTAATTCCATCATCCGTCCATGATGTAATGAAGAACAAATaccttttatttgtattatactATTTACATTTCCaagtgtcatttgtttttagaatATTACAATCTAAAATCAACAATTACTATTCAGATACAACTTCCTGTGTGAGTGGAGTAAATTTGTTATGCTGTCTGTCATGTCAGAGCATAATAGTGTTGTGCTTTCTTGATTTTGATCTGTCCTTTCTTGTGTCCGTCCACTTACAAAATTCATTCTGCAAATTACATTTCTAATAAATATGGAAATAAGATGAAGTC
Above is a genomic segment from Syngnathus acus chromosome 22, fSynAcu1.2, whole genome shotgun sequence containing:
- the aspg gene encoding 60 kDa lysophospholipase isoform X2, with product MAQTPPDTLTPLARALSHHNLDAVASNEVVSPRTSQVHPCRRRQLTSCGSFDGNELARSPSVAEARVLVINTGGTIGMTLTDNVLSPKANAFVQILRKLPILHDEMYAQQTCMYEYYGSERTLVLPMSKNKKRIIYTIIEYNPLLDSANMTTDDWVRIGKDIEKNYENYDGFVILHGTDTMAYTASALSFMCEHLGKPIVLTGSQVPIYEMRNDGRDNLLGALLIAGQFVIPEVCLYFYNKLYRGNRVTKVDAGSFNAFTSPNLAPLATAEVDIAINWDTVWRANTTVKFQVSTELNRNVGLLRLFPGITAATVRAFLQPPMEGVVLETYGSGNGPDNRPDLLEELKKATDFGVIIINCTQCLRGTVSTSYATGKVLTDAGLITGFDMTPEAALSKLSYVLAKTDLSLDAKKKMMGQNLRGEMTADLAGAKFSLSDSRFIQVIAKALSISCKEELEAIRDALTPSLACAATKIGDIEALETLKEMGSNLCLSDYDGRTPLHIAACEGNLKVVQYLLTVGATVYARDRYGDTPLCNAVRFRHKDVVKLLRKTGAHFSRDELDEAGSELCSLVVSGDLEGLEIWSLAGADLSKPGYDGQTAIELANAAGKPEMATFIISLLNKTMKTAFAELNEYDDDDDEEENGVIEFTASPAGM
- the aspg gene encoding 60 kDa lysophospholipase isoform X3, whose translation is MAQTPPDTLTPLARALSHHNLDAVASNEVVSPRTSQVHPCRRRQLTSCGSFDGNELARSPSVAEARVLVINTGGTIGMTLTDNVLSPKANAFVQILRKLPILHDEMYAQQTCMYEYYGSERTLVLPMPSAHSDHLIHSMSKNKKRIIYTIIEYNPLLDSANMTTDDWVRIGKDIEKNYENYDGFVILHGTDTMAYTASALSFMCEHLGKPIVLTGSQVPIYEMRNDGRDNLLGALLIAGQFVIPEVCLYFYNKLYRGNRVTKVDAGSFNAFTSPNLAPLATAEVDIAINWDTVWRANTTVKFQVSTELNRNVGLLRLFPGITAATVRAFLQPPMEGVVLETYGSGNGPDNRPDLLEELKKATDFGVIIINCTQCLRGTVSTSYATGKVLTDAGLITGFDMTPEAALSKLSYVLAKTDLSLDAKKKMMGQNLRGEMTADLAGAKFSLSDSRFIQVIAKALSISCKEELEAIRDALTPSLACAATKIGDIEALETLKEMGSNLCLSDYDGRTPLHIAACEGNLKVVQYLLTVGATVYARDRYGDTPLCNAVRFRHKDVVKLLRKTGAHFSRDELDEAGSELCSLVVSGDLEGLEIWSLAGADLSKPGYDGQTAIELANAAGKPEMATFIISLLNKTMKNGVIEFTASPAGM
- the aspg gene encoding 60 kDa lysophospholipase isoform X1, which translates into the protein MAQTPPDTLTPLARALSHHNLDAVASNEVVSPRTSQVHPCRRRQLTSCGSFDGNELARSPSVAEARVLVINTGGTIGMTLTDNVLSPKANAFVQILRKLPILHDEMYAQQTCMYEYYGSERTLVLPMPSAHSDHLIHSMSKNKKRIIYTIIEYNPLLDSANMTTDDWVRIGKDIEKNYENYDGFVILHGTDTMAYTASALSFMCEHLGKPIVLTGSQVPIYEMRNDGRDNLLGALLIAGQFVIPEVCLYFYNKLYRGNRVTKVDAGSFNAFTSPNLAPLATAEVDIAINWDTVWRANTTVKFQVSTELNRNVGLLRLFPGITAATVRAFLQPPMEGVVLETYGSGNGPDNRPDLLEELKKATDFGVIIINCTQCLRGTVSTSYATGKVLTDAGLITGFDMTPEAALSKLSYVLAKTDLSLDAKKKMMGQNLRGEMTADLAGAKFSLSDSRFIQVIAKALSISCKEELEAIRDALTPSLACAATKIGDIEALETLKEMGSNLCLSDYDGRTPLHIAACEGNLKVVQYLLTVGATVYARDRYGDTPLCNAVRFRHKDVVKLLRKTGAHFSRDELDEAGSELCSLVVSGDLEGLEIWSLAGADLSKPGYDGQTAIELANAAGKPEMATFIISLLNKTMKTAFAELNEYDDDDDEEENGVIEFTASPAGM